The Blastopirellula retiformator genome includes a region encoding these proteins:
- a CDS encoding choice-of-anchor D domain-containing protein: protein MDIRIDFADDSILEGTETLELTIVQDPNDASSYSVGSNDTITVTLFDNEYVASESNTTDAYQVGFSEDVPIGGCSCQYTATIYQSGKIVLSFEVEINSVMNGNDTLTIDGEFAGKSFTGSNYFSRKPDDTEPDTLFYSFEFSRSELGEDDFGLFEATLTSSGDHMDGGPKTLSGFVFFGPANSVSVSPIPKLEEGDDGITLAAGETGDYYADDGIGGYETAAGTFSSLAAVSGGYEMTTKDGAVYTFDSDGYALTKTDTKGRVTTYSYITYGDKKLISSIVEPTITFTFSYSDDKLTSASTSLGDWVSLAYSGDLLSTVTRSDPDGAGPLSAPVTTYSYDGNDRLTSKTANGLTTTYTYDSTGRLASVQTPDGADTGYVSPQQAAVSGGSAIETVTGNDGISVQRAYDSRRNVTREIDALGNATIFERDANGLLLKKILPDPDGAGPLAAPVYEYTYDSRGNKLTETLPDKSVRTWIYHSTWNQPIQYTDANGNITLYEYDTTYELLLSKTSVIGEIDDLINQETDDLTTSYTYTPAPTLSTDAPISLIASMTAPDGMLTEYEYDEDGNRTKTTYAVGTADEAYTSATYDSNGSILTETDELGNTTTYTYDDLKRRLSITTADPDGAGPLSVTVTSYTYNAAGLMATQSVNGRTTTYEYDSKGRLETVTEEDPDDTGPLTAPETSYTYDSDGRVLTTTDPLGNVTTNAYTDDLLTSVTGPDPDDAGPLLAPVTSYTYDDNGQILTITDPLNRVTTYEYDDLGRQISVTYPDPDGVGTLVSLTETTEYDLFGRVSSRTDTAGVTTSYTYDHEGNMLTETTPLGTTTYAYDELNRQIEVETADPDDAGPLGTLVTVYAYNAAGMLASVTTPKGTTNYGYDNRRRRTSVTQADPDGTGPLTAPVSSTTYDDAGNVLTETDALGNVTSYQYDALNRVIEITSPDPDGAGALMSPVTSYEYDEFGQLVSMTDPNGGVTTYVYDDLGRKITEISPDPDDAGALTSPEVSYAYDANGQLVSMTDELGNVTTYEYDNLGRQITVTLPDPDGVGSATAPVTTYKYDAAGQLSSVTDPLGRKTSYTYDAMGRTLLETLPDPDEGGPLVVPFTSYTYGSDGRLASVTDTEGQTVSYTYTSSGQVATMTDPRGTTFYSYDAIGRQLTVTEPDPDGAGPLSAPSTTYIYDNVGNMVGEQTLDGTTRYEYDNLGRVTKVTQPNPDGPDPESIVAPAIEVYEYSTDEEIENDASTFDFGTTPETRTRVHSFVVENSGTSPLELSSLSVPSGYTLLQDFQSTTLQPGERTIFSVRLDSTSAGTFSGDITFSTNVNGSSTFEIPVTGTVVAISNVIVVNSTRDLDDSNTSDGVAWTGYTNSEGENEVTLRAALAQAYASPGIDQILFDIPTTETGWNGDWFVIEVAQGLTQLGSALLLSGSDGTLIRADSQPGYAGSPLIELRATNSGYHGIHVGASGGYSEIRGLSITGFSGAGINVGVSNTHIAGNYIGVRPDGTAAGDQEYGIFVADASYSTIGVDGDGINDDIERNVIVSSKYDGIRLEGVYGTANHHVIAGNYIGIDPTGASAMANNYGIEIVNASTFNLIGTNGDGINDVLERNVISGNTKSGIRAYNNWGDGGLNQISGNYIGTDATGMTAVANQEGGILQSNGSTHPIILGTDGDQIGDDVEGNLISGNLQSGVTIGNIPNNIVSGNLVGLASDGVTALGNQSHGIYVLAASNGNQIGSNGDGWSDEYEGNIVAHNGGIGINISQQSNYSYENSVRRNLAYDNTGLNIGVHSWAGQYSNDAGDGDGGTNYMQNYPVITLATETAVSGTLNSNPNETFTIDFYGSSDRDANDLAVARTYLGTITVTTDANGDASFADVPLLESATYVSAIATDVDGNSSMLSLPTLTTTAGGGSAPEITVEEGTSGGAELFHGTSTVSFGTVKVGDSVSKTFTITNDGTTNLTIGAITLPSDFVVTQSPDATVTPGSYTTFTVEFTPSSAANYAGDITIATNDANESSFKFYVTAVSEVGALAPWMVYEYDALGRTISETDHLGHETSYDYDNLGRLIKKTDAEGGETEYTYDANGNRLTLTDPEENTTTWTYDLLNRMLTNTNELNDTRYYEYDAAGNLVEYTDRNGRVIEYEYDDLHRRIAENWMDGITTVHTITYSYDAASQLTEASDTAATYTFTYDRLGRNTSTEHDLAALGFDVVIDEAYDALGRRTSLTAEIDGTDDLENIYAYDYLNRMTQVTQGSQSGGNAVAEKRVDFTYDAEDKYQFTSITRFADLAGTETVATTTYGYDYADQLTSLTHADGSSSTLAGYTYSYDAANRLTAFTVYGHSAEDATYSYDDTDQLTGADRSGTTSDESYTYDDNGNRTGGGHSTGDNNQILSDGTYNYTYDDEGNRLTKTNISTDEYEVFEYDYRNRLVSVTNYDDSDIKLWKVSYGYDSINQLVSREVDTNGNGTVDESGYFIIDNGQIVLVLDNAGDVEHRMLWGPQVDQLLADENAAGDVLWTLTDPQNTVRDYAEYDDLLDETSIVNHIAYDAVGKVASETSGALDAFRVRYTGKYVDPLTDLQYNLHRWYDPVTARWISQDPIGFNAGDANLYRYVGNEYVNAFDSSGLFAISLTFGAFIPIEKGEEILENPVPGIRWGLEPSPWNISPIKREFWMFGTDNRERAGEDGSYRMRSETAAPFDSTEIGHLEQKVDIDTMAGASHRLLARYDDSTKKYKAISEVQEKTAVATQKVVIRDVNACTSTIEVGAAAPYPFMPSPDISYSVTWTLSKNSDGTEVLVTVTGRHDWFPAYEGLVNNHVVYSDYPEASGPGANLVTFPGGADQKHFKRIAKISE from the coding sequence ATGGATATCCGAATCGACTTTGCAGACGATTCGATTCTTGAAGGGACGGAAACGCTAGAACTGACGATCGTACAAGATCCCAATGACGCCAGTTCCTACTCAGTAGGCTCGAATGACACGATCACAGTCACCCTCTTTGACAACGAATACGTCGCATCGGAATCCAATACGACGGATGCGTATCAAGTTGGATTTTCGGAAGACGTACCGATCGGAGGATGTAGTTGTCAGTACACGGCAACCATCTATCAAAGCGGCAAGATCGTTCTGTCTTTCGAGGTAGAAATTAATTCCGTAATGAATGGCAACGACACGTTGACCATTGATGGCGAGTTTGCAGGGAAATCGTTTACCGGAAGTAACTATTTTTCGAGAAAGCCGGACGATACGGAACCAGATACCCTTTTCTATTCTTTCGAATTTAGCCGGAGCGAATTGGGAGAGGATGATTTTGGGTTATTTGAAGCAACGCTAACTAGCTCCGGCGACCATATGGACGGGGGACCGAAGACGCTTTCAGGTTTCGTCTTTTTTGGGCCAGCAAATAGCGTCTCGGTTAGCCCAATCCCAAAACTAGAAGAAGGGGACGATGGCATCACGCTGGCCGCCGGCGAAACCGGCGACTACTACGCGGATGATGGCATCGGCGGCTACGAAACTGCCGCCGGCACCTTTTCTAGCCTGGCCGCTGTTTCCGGCGGTTACGAGATGACGACTAAGGACGGAGCCGTCTATACGTTCGATTCCGACGGTTACGCGCTGACCAAGACCGACACCAAGGGACGCGTCACTACCTATTCGTACATCACCTACGGCGACAAGAAGCTAATCTCGTCGATCGTTGAGCCGACAATTACATTTACTTTTTCTTATTCCGACGACAAGCTAACCAGCGCGTCAACATCCCTGGGTGATTGGGTTAGCTTGGCCTATTCTGGTGACCTGCTTTCCACAGTCACGCGTAGCGATCCCGACGGCGCAGGACCGCTGTCGGCTCCTGTCACCACCTATTCGTACGATGGCAACGACCGCCTCACCTCGAAGACGGCCAACGGCCTCACGACCACTTACACCTATGACTCGACGGGGCGGCTCGCCTCGGTTCAAACGCCAGATGGGGCTGACACGGGCTACGTATCTCCGCAGCAAGCGGCTGTCTCAGGCGGGTCAGCGATCGAAACGGTGACGGGCAACGACGGGATTTCGGTTCAACGCGCCTACGACAGTCGTCGAAACGTTACGCGAGAAATCGACGCCCTGGGGAATGCCACGATCTTTGAGCGAGACGCGAATGGCCTCTTGCTGAAGAAGATCCTGCCTGATCCCGATGGCGCCGGGCCGCTGGCCGCTCCGGTCTACGAATACACCTACGACAGCCGCGGCAACAAGCTAACCGAAACGCTGCCGGACAAGTCGGTCCGCACCTGGATTTATCATTCCACCTGGAATCAGCCGATTCAGTACACCGACGCCAACGGCAACATCACACTCTATGAATACGACACGACTTACGAACTTCTCCTCTCGAAAACTTCGGTCATCGGCGAGATTGACGATTTGATCAATCAGGAAACGGACGATCTGACGACCAGCTACACCTACACTCCGGCGCCTACGCTTTCAACCGATGCGCCGATCAGCTTGATTGCGTCGATGACGGCGCCTGATGGCATGCTGACGGAATACGAATACGACGAGGACGGCAACCGCACCAAGACGACCTACGCCGTCGGCACGGCGGACGAAGCCTACACGAGCGCCACATACGACTCCAATGGCAGCATACTGACCGAGACTGACGAACTGGGCAACACGACGACCTACACCTACGACGATCTCAAACGTCGGCTATCGATCACGACCGCCGATCCCGATGGCGCGGGCCCCCTATCGGTGACCGTCACCAGTTACACCTACAATGCAGCTGGGCTGATGGCGACGCAAAGCGTCAATGGTCGCACCACGACCTACGAGTACGATTCCAAAGGGCGACTCGAGACCGTCACCGAAGAAGACCCAGACGATACCGGCCCGCTCACTGCCCCAGAAACCTCCTACACCTACGATTCCGACGGCCGTGTTCTCACCACCACCGATCCCCTCGGCAACGTCACCACCAACGCCTACACCGACGACCTCCTGACTTCCGTCACGGGCCCCGACCCCGACGATGCCGGGCCTCTTTTGGCGCCAGTTACGTCGTACACCTATGACGACAACGGTCAGATTCTCACGATCACCGATCCCCTGAATCGCGTCACCACCTACGAGTACGACGACCTTGGCCGCCAAATCTCGGTCACTTATCCCGATCCCGATGGCGTCGGTACGCTGGTGTCGCTAACCGAAACGACGGAGTACGACCTCTTCGGCCGCGTATCCAGTCGAACGGATACCGCTGGCGTCACCACCAGCTACACCTACGATCACGAAGGAAACATGCTGACCGAGACGACCCCGCTCGGTACGACGACCTACGCCTATGACGAGCTAAACCGTCAGATCGAAGTTGAAACGGCCGATCCGGATGACGCCGGACCGCTAGGCACGCTCGTCACGGTATATGCTTACAACGCCGCCGGCATGCTTGCTTCGGTGACCACTCCCAAGGGAACTACGAATTACGGCTACGACAATCGTCGCCGCCGCACCAGCGTCACCCAGGCCGATCCTGATGGTACGGGGCCGCTCACCGCCCCGGTCAGCTCGACAACCTACGACGACGCCGGCAATGTTTTGACCGAAACCGACGCCCTGGGGAACGTTACCAGCTACCAGTACGACGCCCTGAACCGGGTGATTGAAATCACCTCGCCTGATCCGGATGGCGCCGGCGCACTGATGTCGCCAGTGACCAGCTACGAATACGACGAGTTCGGTCAACTCGTCAGCATGACTGATCCGAACGGCGGCGTGACGACTTATGTCTACGACGACCTCGGCCGCAAAATCACAGAAATCTCGCCTGATCCGGACGACGCCGGCGCCCTCACTTCCCCCGAGGTTTCGTACGCCTACGACGCCAACGGTCAGTTGGTCAGCATGACTGATGAACTGGGGAACGTCACCACTTACGAATACGACAACCTCGGGCGACAGATCACCGTCACCCTGCCTGACCCAGATGGCGTCGGCTCGGCGACCGCGCCCGTTACAACTTACAAATATGACGCCGCCGGGCAATTGTCCAGCGTAACCGATCCGCTCGGCCGCAAGACAAGCTACACCTACGATGCTATGGGACGCACTCTGCTCGAAACGCTCCCCGATCCTGATGAAGGTGGGCCGCTCGTCGTGCCGTTCACGTCGTACACCTATGGCAGCGACGGTCGCCTGGCCAGCGTTACCGACACCGAGGGGCAGACCGTCAGCTACACCTATACTTCGTCAGGCCAGGTCGCCACGATGACCGACCCACGCGGCACAACCTTTTACTCCTACGACGCCATCGGTCGCCAACTGACCGTCACCGAACCCGACCCAGACGGCGCCGGACCGCTTTCGGCGCCTTCTACGACCTACATCTACGACAATGTCGGGAATATGGTTGGCGAGCAAACGCTGGACGGGACCACCCGCTACGAATACGACAACCTCGGCCGCGTCACCAAAGTCACTCAGCCCAACCCCGATGGCCCAGATCCCGAAAGTATCGTGGCGCCAGCGATCGAGGTGTATGAGTACTCGACCGACGAGGAAATTGAGAACGACGCCAGCACGTTCGACTTCGGCACGACGCCCGAAACGCGCACTCGCGTTCATTCCTTTGTCGTGGAAAACAGTGGCACTAGCCCGCTGGAACTGAGCTCCTTAAGCGTACCCTCCGGCTACACCTTGTTGCAAGATTTTCAGTCCACCACCTTGCAGCCTGGCGAACGGACAATCTTCAGTGTGCGTCTCGATTCGACATCCGCGGGAACCTTCTCGGGCGACATCACGTTTTCGACCAACGTCAACGGCAGTTCGACCTTCGAAATTCCAGTTACCGGAACCGTTGTCGCGATTAGCAACGTCATCGTCGTCAATTCGACCCGCGATCTCGATGACAGCAATACCTCCGATGGAGTCGCTTGGACTGGCTATACGAACTCGGAAGGAGAGAATGAAGTTACGCTTCGCGCCGCACTGGCTCAAGCGTACGCATCGCCAGGAATTGATCAAATTTTGTTCGACATTCCGACGACCGAGACAGGCTGGAATGGCGATTGGTTTGTGATCGAAGTTGCTCAGGGGTTGACGCAGCTTGGCAGTGCACTGCTCTTGTCTGGCAGTGATGGGACCTTAATCCGGGCTGATTCTCAGCCAGGCTATGCTGGTAGCCCGCTTATCGAGCTGCGCGCGACCAATTCCGGTTATCATGGCATCCACGTCGGGGCAAGTGGAGGATACAGCGAGATTCGCGGTCTGTCGATTACTGGCTTTAGTGGCGCCGGAATAAATGTCGGAGTCTCAAATACCCACATCGCTGGCAACTACATCGGAGTTCGTCCTGATGGTACTGCGGCTGGCGACCAAGAGTATGGCATTTTCGTCGCCGATGCATCCTATTCCACCATCGGCGTTGATGGAGACGGGATCAACGACGATATTGAACGAAATGTGATTGTCAGCAGTAAATACGATGGCATTCGTTTGGAAGGTGTCTACGGAACAGCCAACCACCATGTCATTGCCGGAAACTATATTGGCATTGATCCGACTGGCGCGTCAGCCATGGCGAACAATTATGGTATTGAAATCGTCAACGCGTCGACGTTTAACCTGATTGGCACCAATGGGGATGGCATCAACGATGTTCTGGAGCGAAACGTCATTTCCGGGAACACCAAGTCAGGAATCCGCGCCTACAATAATTGGGGAGACGGCGGCCTGAACCAGATCTCTGGGAACTATATCGGCACCGATGCGACTGGCATGACGGCGGTTGCCAATCAGGAGGGCGGTATCCTTCAGTCAAATGGCTCGACGCATCCGATCATCCTGGGCACGGATGGCGATCAAATTGGTGACGACGTAGAGGGCAACCTCATCTCCGGCAACCTGCAATCAGGCGTCACCATCGGGAATATCCCCAACAATATCGTTAGCGGCAACCTAGTCGGCCTCGCCTCCGACGGGGTAACGGCGTTGGGAAATCAGTCCCATGGAATTTACGTACTCGCCGCCTCCAACGGCAATCAGATTGGCTCGAACGGTGATGGCTGGTCGGACGAATACGAAGGCAATATCGTCGCCCACAATGGCGGTATTGGCATTAATATCAGCCAGCAAAGTAACTACAGCTACGAGAACTCGGTTCGCAGGAATTTAGCCTACGACAACACAGGCCTCAACATCGGCGTGCATTCGTGGGCTGGCCAATATTCGAACGACGCTGGCGATGGCGATGGCGGCACGAATTACATGCAAAACTACCCGGTTATTACGCTTGCGACCGAGACCGCCGTTTCTGGAACGCTGAACAGTAATCCCAACGAAACGTTCACCATCGATTTCTATGGCAGCAGCGACCGGGACGCCAACGACCTGGCAGTCGCCCGGACCTATCTGGGCACGATCACGGTGACCACCGACGCCAATGGCGACGCTTCCTTCGCCGATGTGCCGCTGCTTGAATCGGCCACCTATGTGTCCGCCATCGCAACCGACGTCGACGGCAATTCCTCGATGCTCTCGCTTCCCACGCTAACGACAACCGCTGGCGGAGGCAGTGCCCCCGAGATCACGGTTGAGGAAGGGACTTCCGGAGGAGCAGAGTTGTTCCATGGGACCTCCACCGTCAGCTTTGGTACCGTGAAAGTCGGGGACTCCGTTTCCAAGACGTTCACCATCACCAACGACGGGACCACCAATCTGACCATTGGGGCCATTACGTTACCTTCCGATTTTGTCGTGACCCAATCGCCAGATGCGACCGTCACGCCAGGAAGCTACACGACGTTTACCGTCGAATTCACGCCTTCGTCCGCCGCCAATTACGCAGGCGACATCACAATCGCCACGAACGACGCCAACGAGAGTTCTTTCAAATTTTATGTGACGGCAGTGAGCGAAGTCGGGGCATTAGCTCCCTGGATGGTCTACGAATATGACGCCCTGGGCCGTACCATCAGCGAGACCGATCACCTAGGCCACGAGACGAGCTACGACTACGACAACCTCGGCCGCCTCATCAAAAAGACCGACGCCGAAGGTGGCGAAACCGAGTACACCTACGACGCCAACGGCAATCGACTGACGCTGACCGATCCGGAAGAGAATACGACCACCTGGACGTACGATCTATTAAATCGGATGCTCACCAACACGAATGAGCTGAACGACACGCGTTATTACGAGTACGACGCCGCGGGCAACCTGGTCGAATACACCGACCGCAACGGCCGCGTGATCGAGTACGAGTACGACGACCTGCATCGCCGCATCGCCGAAAACTGGATGGATGGCATAACGACGGTTCACACGATCACCTACAGCTATGACGCCGCGTCGCAACTGACTGAAGCGAGCGACACGGCCGCTACCTACACGTTCACCTACGACCGACTTGGCCGCAACACCAGCACCGAGCACGACCTGGCCGCACTCGGTTTTGACGTGGTGATCGACGAAGCGTACGACGCCCTCGGTCGCCGCACCAGTCTCACTGCGGAAATTGACGGTACCGACGACCTGGAAAACATCTACGCCTACGACTACTTGAACCGGATGACGCAAGTTACGCAAGGTTCGCAGTCAGGCGGCAACGCCGTCGCCGAAAAGCGGGTCGACTTTACCTACGACGCCGAAGACAAGTACCAATTCACGTCGATCACCCGCTTCGCCGACCTGGCCGGAACCGAAACGGTCGCCACCACCACCTATGGCTACGACTACGCCGACCAGCTGACAAGCCTCACGCATGCCGACGGAAGCAGCAGCACGCTCGCCGGCTACACCTACAGCTATGACGCAGCCAACCGCCTGACCGCCTTCACGGTCTACGGTCACTCCGCCGAAGACGCCACCTACAGCTACGACGACACCGATCAACTGACCGGCGCCGATCGTAGCGGCACAACGAGTGATGAATCCTACACCTACGACGACAACGGCAACCGCACCGGCGGCGGCCACTCGACCGGCGACAACAACCAGATCCTCTCCGACGGAACGTACAACTATACCTACGACGACGAAGGGAATCGGCTCACCAAGACCAACATCTCCACCGACGAGTATGAGGTGTTCGAATACGACTACCGCAATCGCCTGGTCAGCGTCACTAATTATGACGACTCCGATATCAAGCTCTGGAAAGTCAGTTACGGGTACGACTCCATTAATCAACTGGTCAGCCGCGAAGTTGATACCAACGGCAACGGCACGGTCGACGAGTCAGGCTATTTCATCATCGATAACGGCCAAATCGTCCTAGTGCTGGACAATGCAGGAGATGTCGAGCACCGCATGCTCTGGGGCCCGCAAGTCGATCAACTGCTGGCCGACGAAAACGCGGCTGGCGACGTCCTCTGGACGCTGACCGACCCGCAAAACACTGTCCGCGACTACGCTGAGTACGACGACTTGCTCGACGAAACGTCGATCGTCAACCACATCGCTTACGACGCCGTCGGCAAAGTCGCCAGCGAAACGAGCGGTGCGCTCGACGCTTTCCGCGTTCGCTACACCGGTAAATACGTCGACCCGCTAACCGACTTGCAATACAACCTCCACCGCTGGTACGACCCCGTGACAGCACGCTGGATAAGCCAGGACCCTATTGGGTTTAACGCGGGGGATGCGAATCTCTATCGATATGTGGGGAATGAGTATGTGAACGCCTTCGATTCTTCGGGGCTTTTTGCGATAAGCTTAACATTTGGGGCTTTTATTCCTATAGAAAAGGGTGAGGAAATTCTTGAGAATCCAGTACCTGGAATTCGGTGGGGGCTTGAGCCATCGCCCTGGAATATCAGTCCGATCAAACGGGAGTTCTGGATGTTCGGCACTGACAATCGAGAACGAGCGGGCGAAGACGGTTCTTACAGAATGCGATCCGAAACGGCAGCCCCATTTGATTCCACAGAAATTGGGCACTTAGAGCAGAAGGTGGACATCGATACAATGGCCGGCGCTAGTCACAGGCTGCTCGCTAGATACGACGATAGCACTAAGAAATACAAGGCCATTTCGGAAGTGCAAGAAAAAACTGCAGTTGCCACACAAAAAGTGGTCATAAGAGACGTGAATGCGTGCACCAGTACGATAGAGGTAGGCGCTGCGGCTCCTTATCCATTTATGCCAAGTCCGGATATTAGTTACTCGGTAACATGGACTCTATCGAAGAATTCAGATGGAACTGAAGTTTTAGTAACGGTTACAGGAAGGCATGATTGGTTTCCTGCCTATGAAGGCCTGGTAAATAATCACGTTGTCTATTCCGACTATCCTGAAGCTAGTGGCCCAGGCGCGAATCTCGTCACATTTCCGGGCGGTGCCGATCAAAAGCATTTCAAGCGAATTGCAAAAATATCCGAATAG
- a CDS encoding DUF6444 domain-containing protein, giving the protein MSLQISEELIARQTPEAQAIIRLLLARIAEQDQRIAEQDQRIAKLEAELKSLRKTPQNSSLPPSTQHPHAKPVRQKRKKAKRKRGGQPGVLCKK; this is encoded by the coding sequence ATGTCGCTCCAAATATCTGAAGAACTGATCGCTCGTCAAACGCCTGAGGCGCAGGCGATTATTCGTTTGTTGTTGGCGAGGATCGCGGAGCAAGACCAACGCATCGCCGAGCAAGATCAGCGGATCGCCAAGTTGGAGGCGGAGCTCAAATCGCTGCGGAAGACGCCGCAGAATTCTTCCTTGCCACCGAGCACCCAGCACCCGCACGCCAAGCCGGTCCGTCAAAAGCGCAAGAAAGCGAAACGCAAACGGGGCGGGCAGCCAGGCGTCCTGTGCAAAAAGTAA
- a CDS encoding integrase core domain-containing protein, whose protein sequence is MKNIYHQLLLLIAGSTQKELAAQIRYLKVENEVLRSKLPRRISVTAQEKNRLVKFGAKLGQAVHEIVTIVGPSTILRWIRESKKPGGVKQVRKGRPRTXEEIRELILRFARENDWGYTRIMGELKKLGIKPPSRNTVKNILKENGLEPGPNRGEGTWDEFLKMHAATLWQCDFYSKKVLTLKGWRDLYLLIFLHVESRQVYIAPSTFHPNEEWAMQQAEAFLEHVKSVDLPIETLMHDRDKKFTAKVDATFQAADIRVVKSAYRSPNTNAFVERFIQTLQRECLDHFVVFGEQHMDHLVNEFVDFYHAERPHQGKENELLTSNDEPQPDVLSIGSITCHERLGGALKHYHRQAA, encoded by the coding sequence ATGAAGAACATTTACCACCAATTGCTGCTCCTGATCGCCGGATCGACCCAAAAAGAGCTGGCTGCTCAGATCCGATATCTCAAGGTCGAGAATGAGGTGCTGCGGTCCAAATTGCCGAGACGGATCTCGGTCACCGCTCAAGAGAAGAACCGGCTGGTCAAGTTTGGAGCGAAGCTGGGGCAGGCGGTTCACGAGATCGTCACCATTGTGGGGCCAAGTACAATTCTCCGTTGGATTCGCGAATCGAAGAAGCCGGGCGGCGTCAAGCAAGTTCGAAAAGGACGCCCCCGAACCAANGAGGAAATCCGCGAACTCATTCTCCGTTTCGCCCGTGAAAACGACTGGGGGTACACGCGGATCATGGGTGAACTGAAGAAGCTCGGCATCAAGCCGCCGTCACGCAACACGGTCAAAAACATTTTGAAAGAGAATGGGCTCGAGCCAGGTCCCAATCGCGGGGAAGGAACGTGGGACGAGTTCCTCAAGATGCATGCGGCGACGCTCTGGCAATGCGACTTCTATTCGAAGAAGGTGCTGACGCTGAAGGGCTGGCGGGATCTGTATTTGCTGATTTTCCTGCATGTCGAATCCCGCCAGGTCTACATCGCGCCGTCAACGTTTCATCCCAATGAAGAATGGGCCATGCAGCAAGCTGAAGCGTTCCTGGAGCACGTGAAGTCAGTTGACCTACCCATCGAAACCTTGATGCATGATCGGGACAAGAAGTTCACGGCCAAGGTTGACGCCACGTTCCAGGCCGCGGACATTCGGGTCGTGAAATCAGCCTACCGATCACCCAACACCAACGCGTTCGTCGAGCGGTTCATCCAGACGCTGCAGCGCGAATGCCTGGATCATTTTGTGGTGTTTGGCGAGCAGCATATGGACCATCTGGTGAATGAGTTCGTCGACTTCTATCACGCGGAACGGCCGCATCAGGGAAAGGAAAATGAACTGCTGACGTCGAACGACGAGCCGCAGCCCGATGTGCTATCGATCGGTTCTATCACCTGTCATGAACGACTGGGCGGTGCGCTGAAACACTATCATCGTCAAGCGGCATGA